The following are encoded together in the Tribolium castaneum strain GA2 chromosome 3, icTriCast1.1, whole genome shotgun sequence genome:
- the Cep89 gene encoding protein Cep89 homolog, producing MSFFFNIFTMSTDVPPLKPRRKKLEVPVHKTSDDSKINLETKKTYSANFHSKRYKNRDEKSPRDVDSVSQKVSRRYLSKENTRLAKENEEIVVKFNELEEMSVRKILKLKEKISTLQNTNEELSKENIQLKDYSQDLLTTLEDLKLQFEISKHCRKCEESKQTLQKLTEENTILRNTKKDLEEDLNMLKTVVYRLNVQMERYQEKLRKLNVKVAQNATPQHQSLDNIPVVDGHDPNIFELHKDHSHTPISWGKVNSHTLGPLLDAYQDTITEKDEIIESYEREISEFTGKLKDVIKENELLHKSLTEDNDCSSKLKIELDNVKHELKDLRDQNDILIKKCALKQDKLEEVLKCYEYKVEQMKRDYSVVHDQYCKSRTEVAALKERNKALLDTQDEFKNERQSYIPLSVHTSSVNECKKWYEELKHQYEQEKVKLKENIEVQAKHIEDFEKKISQHLKEKEELETTIKHLEKQIKKGEAKYIELEHTLSEVQFAKSACRKQLNKAMSFAKDLVAEQETLLKALNQRQQENKAVKKIGCDIATRMDTLRNQLKDVQRDAWQELSTVEKRIQDQNEAMEAMKQEHSEEIEKLQKIIKEQESNMLLKDSTTLPLSHYLLFRDKHK from the exons CACgccgaaaaaaattagaagttCCAGTACACAAAACAAGCGAtgattctaaaattaatctcgaaactaaaaaaacatacagtgccaattttcattcaaaaaggTACAAAAATAGAGACGAGAAGTCACCAAGAGATGTCGATTCCGTGTCGCAGAAAGTCAGTAGGAGATATCTCAGTAAGGAAAATACGCGTCTTGCGAAAGAAAACGAggaaattgttgttaaatttAACGAATTGGAAGAAATGAGCGTGAGAAAGATACTTAaacttaaagaaaaaatttcaacgCTTCAAAACACCAACGAGGAATTAAGCAAAGAGAACATCCAACTCAAGGACTATTCTCAGGACCTTTTGACAACTCTTGAAGACTTAAAATTGCAATTCGAAATTAGCAAACATTGCCGAAAATGCGAAGAGTCCAAACAAACTCTTCAAAAATTAACCGAAGAGAATACGATTTTGCGAAATACTAAAAAGGATTTAGAGGAAGATTTAAACATGCTCAAAACTGTGGTTTACCGACTGAACGTTCAAATGGAACGTTATCAAGAAAAATTGAGGAAACTCAACGTCAAAGTCGCTCAAAACGCCACTCCTCAGCACCAAAGTCTTGACAATATTCCAGTGGTCGATGGTCACGACCCTAACATTTTCGAGCTCCACAAAGACCACTCTCATACACCCATCTCTTGGGGGAAAGTCAATTCGCACACTTTGGGCCCTCTCTTGGACGCTTATCAAGACACGATAACAGAAAAAGACGAAATTATCGAATCTTACGAAAGAGAAATTTCTGAATTCACCGGAAAACTTAAAGACGTTATTAAGGAAAACGAGCTCTTGCATAAAAGTCTCACTGAAGACAACGACTGCAgcagtaaattaaaaatagagtTAGACAACGTTAAACACGAATTGAAAGATTTAAGAGATCAGAacgatattttaataaaaaagtgtgcTCTAAAGCAGGATAAGCTGGAGGAGGTTTTGAAGTGTTACGAGTATAAAG TTGAGCAAATGAAGAGAGATTACTCGGTTGTTCATGACCAGTACTGTAAAAGTCGAACTGAAGTTGCTGCCctgaaagaaagaaataaagcGTTGCTGGACACTCAAGACGAGTTCAAAAACGAAAGACAGAGTTATATTCCCTTGTCGGTTCACACGTCAAGTGTGAACGAGTGTAAAAA GTGGTACGAAGAGTTGAAACATCAGTACGAACAAGAAAAAGTTAAACTTAAAGAAAATATCGAAGTTCAAGCTAAGCACATTGAAGATTTTGAAAAGAAGATTTCCCAACACTTAAAGGAGAAAGAGGAGCTTGAAACTACGATCAAACATTTGGAAAAACAGATAAA GAAGGGCGAAGCAAAATACATCGAATTGGAACACACTTTGAGCGAGGTTCAATTTGCGAAAAGTGCGTGCAGGAAGCAGCTCAATAAAGCGATGAGTTTCGCGAAGGATTTGGTGGCGGAGCAGGAAACTCTGCTGAAAGCTCTCAATCAAAGGCAGCAGGAAAATAAAGCTGTGAAAAAGATTGGGTGTGATATTGCCACACGGATGGACACTTTGCGAAATCAATTGAAG GACGTTCAAAGAGATGCGTGGCAGGAATTGAGCACTGTTGAGAAACGCATTCAGGATCAGAACGAGGCGATGGAGGCGATGAAACAAGAGCACAGTGAAGAGATCGAAAAGTTGCAAAAGATTATTAAGGAACAGGAGAGCAATATGTTGCTCAAGGATTCTACGACGCTTCCACTATCTCACTACTTACTTTTTAGGGACAAACATAAGTGA